Proteins from a single region of Candidatus Methylomirabilota bacterium:
- the murA gene encoding UDP-N-acetylglucosamine 1-carboxyvinyltransferase: MATRLVIDGGAPLRGEVAVSAAKNAALPDLCAALLTAQPVVLENVPALADVTTTRSLLEGLGGVISTDADGGTRVQVSAVTSNEAPYELVSTMRASVLVLGPLLARTGLAKVALPGGCAIGVRPIDQHLKGFQKLGAEVFIRNGYVEARASRLKGARITTDLVTVTGTENLMMAAALAEGTTVIENAAREPEVTDLARLLSAMGARIDGAGTERIEIEGVTELGGARHRVIPDRIEAGTLLVGAAITGGDVTITGAEPRHLSAVLSKLEECGAAVTVAGDRIRCQGPARPRAADLITSPFPGFPTDMQAQFMAMLGLADGISKISETIFENRFMHAAELCRMGARIEADGSTAVVRGQRYYHGAPVMATDLRASASLVLAGLAARGRTEVSRVYHLDRGYERLEVKLRSLGAAIERVR; the protein is encoded by the coding sequence ATGGCAACCCGGCTCGTCATCGACGGCGGCGCCCCGCTGCGGGGCGAGGTCGCGGTGAGCGCGGCCAAGAACGCGGCCCTGCCCGACCTCTGCGCCGCGCTGCTGACCGCCCAGCCGGTGGTGCTGGAGAACGTGCCCGCGCTGGCCGACGTGACCACCACGCGCTCGCTGCTGGAGGGGCTGGGCGGCGTGATCTCGACGGACGCCGACGGCGGCACGCGGGTGCAGGTGTCCGCGGTCACCAGCAACGAGGCGCCGTACGAGCTGGTGTCCACCATGCGCGCATCCGTCCTCGTGCTCGGTCCGTTGCTCGCGCGCACCGGGCTGGCCAAGGTGGCCCTGCCGGGCGGCTGCGCCATCGGGGTGCGGCCCATCGACCAGCACCTGAAGGGCTTTCAGAAGCTGGGCGCGGAGGTCTTCATCCGCAACGGCTACGTGGAGGCGCGGGCCAGCCGCCTCAAGGGCGCGCGCATCACCACGGACCTGGTCACGGTGACCGGGACCGAGAACCTCATGATGGCGGCGGCCCTCGCCGAGGGCACCACCGTCATCGAGAATGCGGCGCGCGAGCCCGAGGTGACCGACCTCGCGCGGCTGCTCTCCGCGATGGGCGCGCGCATCGACGGCGCGGGCACCGAGCGCATCGAGATCGAAGGCGTGACCGAGCTGGGGGGGGCCCGTCATCGGGTGATCCCGGACCGCATCGAAGCGGGAACGCTGCTGGTGGGCGCGGCCATCACCGGCGGCGACGTGACCATCACCGGGGCGGAGCCGCGGCACCTGTCGGCGGTGCTGTCCAAGCTCGAGGAGTGCGGCGCCGCGGTCACCGTCGCCGGCGACCGTATCCGCTGCCAGGGCCCGGCGCGGCCGCGCGCGGCCGACCTGATCACGAGCCCGTTCCCCGGCTTCCCCACCGACATGCAGGCGCAGTTCATGGCGATGCTGGGGCTGGCCGACGGGATCAGCAAGATCTCGGAGACGATCTTCGAGAACCGGTTCATGCACGCGGCCGAGCTGTGTCGCATGGGCGCGCGCATCGAGGCCGACGGGTCCACCGCGGTCGTCCGCGGGCAGCGGTACTACCACGGCGCGCCGGTGATGGCCACGGATCTGCGCGCGTCGGCCTCGCTGGTGCTGGCCGGGCTGGCCGCGCGCGGCCGGACCGAGGTCTCCCGCGTCTATCATCTGGACCGTGGCTACGAGCGGCTCGAGGTCAAGCTGCGCTCGCTCGGCGCGGCGATCGAGCGAGTGCGCTGA
- the hisG gene encoding ATP phosphoribosyltransferase: protein MLTLALPKGRLLDPALARLAGMGIRGIEPASRRLLLTDEQAGLRFILLKPADIPTYVEYGAADLGIVGKDILLEQQPDVYEPVDLGFGFCRLVVAEPRELWERDDPARWSWVRVATKYPRLTESYFSERGIQVEMVRLDGSIELAPLVGLAERIVDLVQSGETLRANGLVEVAEILTSTARLIVNRASLKTAHSHVSQLITAMRQAVSGRAERTRE, encoded by the coding sequence ATGCTCACCCTCGCGCTGCCCAAGGGCCGTCTGCTCGATCCCGCGCTCGCGCGGCTGGCCGGCATGGGCATTCGCGGCATCGAGCCCGCCTCACGGCGCCTCCTGCTCACCGACGAGCAGGCGGGCCTGCGCTTCATCCTGCTCAAGCCGGCCGACATCCCGACCTACGTGGAGTACGGGGCCGCCGACCTCGGCATCGTGGGCAAGGACATCCTGCTCGAGCAGCAGCCGGACGTCTACGAGCCGGTCGATCTGGGCTTCGGGTTCTGCCGTCTGGTGGTGGCCGAGCCGCGCGAGCTGTGGGAGCGGGACGATCCGGCGCGCTGGTCCTGGGTGCGGGTGGCCACCAAGTATCCGCGGCTCACCGAGAGCTATTTCTCCGAGCGCGGGATCCAGGTCGAGATGGTCAGGCTCGACGGCTCCATCGAGCTGGCCCCGCTGGTCGGGCTGGCCGAGCGCATCGTGGACCTGGTGCAGTCGGGCGAGACCCTGCGGGCCAACGGGCTGGTGGAGGTGGCCGAGATCCTGACCTCGACCGCGCGGCTCATCGTCAATCGCGCGTCGCTCAAGACCGCCCATTCCCACGTCAGCCAGCTCATCACCGCCATGCGGCAGGCGGTATCGGGCCGGGCGGAGCGGACGCGAGAATGA
- the hisD gene encoding histidinol dehydrogenase, which translates to MIRRLETATEGVAGIVRALERPPGAVDPEIATRVAGIVGAVRDRGDAALLELTERFDRVALSATDLPVRAEEFAAAERAVGPDTLRSLRYAADRIERFHRECAPRSWRMKDDNGSRLGQEVRPLDRVAVYVPGGRAAYPSTVLMTGVPARVAGVREIVLVSPPGRDGSLNPAVLAAARIAGVTEAYRVGGAQAVAALAYGTETIRRVDKIVGPGNIYVTLAKAHVFGSVGIDMLAGPSEVLVVADDTADADFVAADLLAQAEHDPIARAVLLTPSRALRDRVASALSRRLDALPRREIAGAALGSHGALVLTASLEEAVDVANRLAPEHLELQVRDPEGLLERVRHAGAVFLGRHTPEVVGDYVAGPNHVLPTGGTARFSSALSTEDFVTRLSVIEYSREGLAEAGPHVAELSRVEGLDGHGAAAAVRIARPGDDR; encoded by the coding sequence ATGATTCGCCGGCTCGAGACCGCGACCGAGGGCGTGGCCGGCATCGTCCGCGCGCTGGAGCGTCCGCCCGGCGCGGTGGATCCGGAGATCGCCACCCGCGTGGCCGGGATCGTGGGCGCGGTCCGCGATCGAGGCGACGCCGCGCTCCTCGAGCTGACCGAGCGGTTCGACCGGGTGGCGTTGAGCGCGACCGACCTGCCGGTGCGGGCCGAGGAGTTCGCGGCGGCCGAGCGGGCGGTCGGCCCCGACACCCTGCGATCCCTGCGCTACGCGGCCGACCGCATCGAGCGCTTCCACCGCGAGTGCGCGCCCCGCTCGTGGCGCATGAAGGATGACAACGGCTCGCGGCTCGGCCAGGAGGTGCGCCCGCTCGATCGCGTGGCGGTCTACGTCCCGGGCGGGCGCGCCGCCTATCCGTCCACGGTGCTGATGACGGGGGTGCCGGCGCGGGTGGCCGGGGTGCGCGAGATCGTGCTGGTCTCGCCGCCGGGCCGGGACGGCTCGCTGAACCCGGCGGTGCTGGCCGCAGCCCGCATCGCGGGCGTGACCGAGGCCTACCGGGTTGGCGGCGCGCAGGCGGTCGCCGCGCTGGCCTACGGGACCGAGACCATCCGGCGGGTGGACAAGATCGTGGGGCCCGGCAACATCTACGTGACCCTCGCCAAGGCGCACGTCTTCGGCAGCGTCGGCATCGACATGCTGGCCGGGCCCAGCGAGGTGCTGGTCGTCGCCGACGACACCGCCGACGCCGACTTCGTGGCCGCCGACCTGCTGGCCCAGGCCGAGCACGATCCGATCGCCCGCGCGGTGCTGCTCACCCCGTCGCGAGCGCTGCGGGACCGGGTGGCGTCCGCGCTCTCGCGCCGGCTGGACGCGCTGCCCCGGCGCGAGATCGCGGGGGCCGCGCTCGGCAGCCACGGCGCGCTCGTGCTGACCGCGAGCCTCGAGGAGGCAGTGGACGTGGCCAACCGCCTCGCCCCCGAGCACCTGGAGCTGCAGGTGCGCGATCCCGAGGGGCTGCTCGAGCGCGTCCGGCACGCGGGCGCCGTCTTCCTGGGGCGCCACACCCCCGAGGTGGTGGGCGACTACGTGGCCGGGCCGAACCACGTGCTGCCCACCGGAGGCACCGCGCGCTTCTCGTCGGCGCTGTCCACCGAGGACTTCGTGACCCGGCTGAGCGTGATCGAGTATTCACGGGAAGGGCTGGCGGAGGCGGGGCCGCACGTGGCCGAGCTGTCCCGCGTGGAGGGCCTGGACGGACACGGGGCGGCGGCGGCGGTGCGCATCGCCCGCCCGGGAGACGATCGATGA
- the hisB gene encoding imidazoleglycerol-phosphate dehydratase HisB produces MSAERGTEPATPRQSRIERNTRETQIVLTLNLDGTGASKVETGIPFFNHMLEAWSRHALMDLHVDAKGDLDVDLHHTVEDVGICLGRALREAVGDKKGIVRYGASFLPMDEALLHAAVDISGRPYLVFNVPLQRTRIANFDLDLLKDFFRALAVNAEITLHLNMHYGENLHHIAEATFKAAGRALAEATRLNPRIAGVLSTKGSL; encoded by the coding sequence ATGAGCGCGGAGCGGGGAACGGAGCCGGCGACGCCGCGGCAGAGCCGGATCGAGCGCAACACCAGGGAGACGCAGATCGTGCTGACGCTCAACCTGGACGGCACTGGCGCGTCCAAGGTCGAGACGGGCATCCCATTCTTCAACCACATGCTGGAGGCCTGGTCCAGACACGCGCTGATGGATCTGCACGTCGACGCCAAGGGCGACCTCGACGTGGACCTCCACCACACGGTGGAGGACGTGGGTATCTGCCTGGGCCGAGCCCTGCGCGAGGCGGTGGGCGACAAGAAGGGCATCGTCCGCTACGGGGCCTCGTTCCTGCCCATGGACGAAGCACTGCTGCACGCCGCGGTGGACATCTCGGGCCGGCCGTACCTCGTCTTCAACGTGCCGCTGCAGCGGACGCGGATCGCGAACTTCGATCTCGATCTGCTGAAGGATTTCTTCCGCGCGCTCGCGGTCAACGCGGAGATCACCCTGCACCTGAACATGCACTACGGCGAGAACCTGCACCACATCGCGGAGGCCACCTTCAAGGCGGCCGGCCGCGCCCTCGCCGAGGCCACCCGCCTGAATCCGCGAATCGCGGGCGTTCTCTCCACGAAGGGCAGCCTGTGA
- the hisH gene encoding imidazole glycerol phosphate synthase subunit HisH — protein sequence MIAVVDYGRGNLGSVEKAFTRVGMPAVVTQDPAVVDRAEAVVLPGDGAFHDAMGNLQALGLIASLRACFDSARPFLGICLGYQLLFTESEEFGQGKGLDVIPGAVRRFPGTLKVPHMGWNQVEHRGDLRLFDGIPSGAHFYFVHSYYPETADDSLRVASCTYGLTFPAAVGRGPLFATQFHPEKSQRWGIRLLENFAAFVRERR from the coding sequence ATGATCGCCGTCGTCGACTACGGGCGCGGCAATCTCGGCAGCGTGGAGAAGGCGTTCACCCGCGTCGGAATGCCGGCGGTGGTGACCCAGGACCCCGCGGTGGTGGACCGGGCCGAGGCGGTCGTCCTGCCCGGCGACGGCGCCTTCCACGACGCGATGGGCAATCTGCAGGCGCTCGGCCTGATCGCGTCGCTGCGCGCCTGCTTCGACAGCGCCCGGCCGTTCCTCGGCATCTGTCTCGGCTACCAGCTGCTGTTCACCGAGAGCGAGGAGTTCGGGCAGGGCAAGGGGCTCGACGTGATCCCGGGGGCGGTGCGACGGTTCCCCGGCACTCTCAAGGTGCCGCACATGGGCTGGAACCAGGTCGAGCACCGCGGCGACCTCCGGCTCTTCGATGGCATTCCGAGCGGGGCGCACTTCTACTTCGTGCACTCCTACTATCCGGAGACCGCCGACGACTCGCTGCGAGTGGCGTCGTGCACCTACGGGCTCACGTTCCCGGCCGCGGTCGGCCGCGGGCCGCTCTTCGCCACCCAGTTCCACCCGGAGAAGAGCCAGCGCTGGGGCATCCGGCTGCTCGAGAACTTCGCCGCGTTCGTGCGTGAGCGCCGCTGA
- the hisA gene encoding 1-(5-phosphoribosyl)-5-[(5-phosphoribosylamino)methylideneamino]imidazole-4-carboxamide isomerase, with translation MFEIVPAVDLKAGRCVRLMQGRADAETVFSDDPVAMARRWEASGARRLHVVDLDGAFAGGPAQTDLVRAMIRAVSIPVEVGGGLRELAHVEALLEAGARWAIVGTRAALDPGFLGEVCERFGERLMIGIDASEGRVAVDGWTRVLDLDAMALARDAAAAGAAGIIYTDIARDGTQGGPNLWSTEAVARAAGIPVLASGGVGSLDDIRRLATVPGLAGVIVGRALYSGAVDLAAAVAEIR, from the coding sequence ATGTTCGAGATCGTGCCGGCGGTCGATCTGAAGGCGGGGCGCTGCGTGAGGCTCATGCAGGGGCGCGCCGACGCCGAGACCGTCTTCTCCGACGATCCGGTGGCGATGGCCCGGCGCTGGGAGGCTTCGGGCGCCCGCCGGCTCCACGTGGTGGATCTCGACGGCGCCTTCGCGGGCGGGCCGGCCCAGACCGACCTGGTCCGCGCGATGATTCGCGCGGTGTCGATCCCGGTCGAGGTGGGCGGCGGCCTCCGCGAGCTGGCGCACGTCGAGGCGCTGCTGGAGGCGGGCGCCCGCTGGGCCATCGTGGGCACGCGCGCGGCGCTGGACCCCGGCTTTCTCGGCGAGGTGTGCGAGCGATTCGGCGAGCGGCTCATGATCGGCATCGACGCTTCCGAGGGCCGGGTGGCGGTGGACGGCTGGACCCGCGTGCTCGATCTCGACGCGATGGCCCTGGCCCGCGACGCGGCCGCGGCCGGCGCGGCCGGCATCATCTATACCGACATCGCGCGCGACGGTACGCAGGGCGGGCCCAATCTCTGGAGCACCGAGGCGGTGGCTCGGGCCGCCGGCATCCCGGTGCTCGCCTCCGGCGGCGTCGGATCGCTCGACGACATCCGCCGGCTCGCCACCGTCCCCGGCCTGGCCGGCGTGATCGTGGGCCGCGCGCTCTACAGCGGAGCGGTGGACCTGGCCGCCGCGGTCGCCGAGATCCGGTAG
- the hisF gene encoding imidazole glycerol phosphate synthase subunit HisF, producing the protein MLCKRLIPCLDVKDGRVVKGVQFVALRDAGDPVAAALAYDAQGADELVFLDITASHEGRATMLDVVRRTAEGIYMPLTVGGGIRSLDDIRTLLRAGADKVSLNTAAVERPTLVSEAARAFGSQCIVVAIDAKSRGAGAWEVYTHGGRRPTGRDAVAWAREVERLGAGEILLTSMDRDGTGDGYDLALTRAVSDAVSVPVIASGGVGRLEHLREGAVEGRADAVLVASLFHFGQHTVPEAKRYLAERGVPVRIGP; encoded by the coding sequence ATGCTCTGCAAGCGGCTCATTCCCTGCCTCGACGTGAAGGACGGCCGGGTGGTGAAGGGCGTGCAGTTCGTGGCGCTGCGCGACGCGGGCGATCCGGTCGCGGCGGCGCTGGCCTACGACGCGCAGGGCGCCGACGAGCTGGTGTTCCTCGACATCACCGCGTCGCACGAGGGCCGCGCCACCATGCTCGACGTGGTGCGTCGCACCGCGGAGGGCATCTACATGCCGCTCACGGTGGGCGGCGGGATCCGCTCGCTCGACGACATCCGCACCCTCCTGCGCGCCGGCGCCGACAAGGTGTCGCTGAACACCGCCGCGGTGGAGCGCCCGACCCTGGTCTCGGAAGCGGCCCGCGCGTTCGGCAGCCAGTGCATCGTGGTCGCCATCGACGCCAAATCCCGCGGGGCCGGCGCCTGGGAGGTCTACACTCACGGGGGCCGCCGACCGACCGGGCGGGACGCGGTGGCGTGGGCCCGAGAGGTCGAGCGTCTGGGCGCGGGGGAGATCCTGCTCACCAGCATGGACCGCGACGGTACCGGCGACGGCTACGATCTGGCCCTGACCCGCGCGGTGTCGGACGCGGTGTCGGTGCCGGTCATCGCCTCGGGGGGCGTCGGGCGGCTCGAGCATCTGCGCGAGGGCGCCGTCGAGGGCCGCGCCGACGCGGTCCTGGTGGCCTCGCTGTTCCACTTCGGCCAGCACACGGTCCCTGAGGCCAAGCGCTACCTGGCCGAGCGGGGCGTGCCGGTGAGGATCGGGCCGTGA